GACATGTCGCGCGGTCGAAGTggacaatttttacaattaatagaaTTACACCGCGAAATCGGACTGACTATTATCAAATGTTATCGTACGTCCTGTTCGTACGCAGAAGATCACCTATATTTTCCCTGACAATTCTCGAAGGCGGTCGCTATCCCGTATACATGGATGAGTGAGGTGCTGTCAGCTGTCAGCTGTTTCGTGGGATTCATTCATGAGAGCTACTGACGAGAACGAGCGAAGGCAGACGTGGTCGACGGACTGGAGAACGTGGCCGCTGATAATTGCCTCTAATTTCTGTGCGTTATTCGGCCACGTTGCGTAGATAAACGAGATTAATTACACAACGCGACCGCGACACGATACGCGCATCGCAAACGTGTCGAATTCCGCTCGCGGACCACAGGATTTGTCGTCGACGAGGTGTGCTATTAAAAACGGCCAGCCCTAGGTAAATTGCGATGATTGCGATTATCAAATGGACCCGGTGGTGGGCCGCGGGAGTAATAGTAGAGCATTGACATTATCGATCGTCGACTATAACTGAATTGCCTgtcgataaaaatgtttgaacaattatatttgtaatgtgttattttctttattttaggaagcatttctgaaatatttggCACGCAGAAAGTCACGTGTATATTGCTGCGaaactgcattttttttttatcgttatcaTCCACGCATAAGCGATTGAACGCGGATGTGCAGTTTCAAATGAAAATTTACGAGATGTATATCTATGAGGATGTGATCatgatacatttaaaaattaatattatattacgagCTAGTCGTCCAAATTTCGATGAAATCACACAAAAACAACTTGCACCTAAGCAAGCTATGTCTTCTCGGAGACCCTATACATCGCACACGTGTTGGCGTTGGTGCATACTGCATTGTTTACATAGTTCGATGCACTCGCTAAGTCCGAAGTCGCTTCCTCGCtctagaaaaatattagcAATGCGATAACCTAATTACAGTGTATCAAGGCAACGTAATAGTCCAGTAGATCTAATGGCTATTtgcgagataaaaaaaattgccgcCGGTTAGTAACAATGAATTATATTGTTGTCGAATCTCTATTCCACTTATAGCGCAATAGTATCAATCAGATATTGGATTTCCTGCTTATCAGAGATATATTTTCTCCCTCCATGTTCCTTGTCGCGCGAAGTTCATGCTATTTAATGCCTACGTAGGCTGCTCTGTTCACCTCCAGAAGCCGCAGGCAGGATGAGGCTCGTCAGCTTTGTAGGAATTTTGTTGCTCTTGGAAGTTTGCTCGCTCAATGCAATCGATGAACAGAAACTTGGCAGTCCCGATAGCTTTCCCTTGATAGTCATCACGTGGAATTATACAGATGCGACGAAAAAAGGTATGTTATATCTAACTGCGCCCGGAATGAGAGGCACGCACAGAGCTTCTGGAAATTTGAAGACACTGTTAATTATCGTTTAAGCATGGGATGTGATATATAATCAGAAGAGAAGCGCTTTGGACGCGATAGAGGAAGGATGTTCCCTGTGCGAGGAGCAGCAATGCAGAAAGACCGTGGGGTTTGGCGGCAGTCCAGATGAAGCTGGAGAAACTACGCTGGACGCTCTCATCATGGATGGGTAATAAAGGCAGTTGAAACGAACAAAAGCAGCTCTTTTCTCGTTTCGTTAAACTACATTTGATTACATTCAAGAGATGCATTCTTTTCCACAGAGTGCTGATGGACGTAGGCGGAGTAGGAGGATTGCGGAACGTGAAGAGCGCCATTTCGGTCGCTCGCAAGGTGCTGGAGCACACGAAGCATTCCCTTCTGGGTGGGGACCTGGCTACGGATTTCGCTGTGAATATGGGATTCAAGAAGGAGTCCCTGCAAACGAACGAGTCCAAAGAAATGTGGACGCAGTGGAGGGCGAACAAGTGCCAGCCCAACTTTTGGAGGGTATTGAAAGAGAGGCCACGCTCTTTTTTGCATCTCATCTTACACAACTGTCTCATCGGTATTCTTGCTGTTTCTAGAACGTCGTACCGGATCCAACAACCGCCTGTGGACCATATCGCGCGAGCGACGTAGAAGAGGACGGAAGCACGCCAGTGGGAAGCGAGGAAAATCATGATACCATCGCTATAGTCGCGATAGACTCGCAGACACGTATAGCAGCTGGAACGTCCACGAATGGCGCCAAGCACAAGATCCCCGGTCGCATTGGGGACTCTCCTATTGCGGGAGCTGGGGCGTACGCCGATCAGGACGCCGGTGCGGCAGCCGGTACCGGCGACGGAGATATTATGATGCGATTTTTGCCGAGGTATTTGCGTTACGTGtcaatataaatacatatttttttcagatacattttaatgaattaaaatatcaattataaatacattttatttcgactTAAGTCTTAAATTTTctgctttaatttttaatttgttccgTATTAAAGCAAAGTTAATATTTAGCATCTTAGTAATACAGTTGCTGAAAttgaatatactttttttgtagCTTTCTGGCGGTGGAGGAGATGCGTAATGGAGCAACGCCGAGTGCAGCTGCTAAGAAGGCGATTAACAGAATTGCCCAACATTATCCTAACTTCTTCGGCGGGGTGATCGCGTTGAATAGAAAGGGAGAATATGGAGCAGCGTGTAACGGAATGGCCGCGTTTCCTTATTACGTTGCGAATCCCACTTTGGGTCCTAAATTACTTGCGGTTCAATGCAGTAACTATAATCCAGAGCAATAGAAACAAAACTTGCTAATGTTTGTTCAAACTTCAGTGATACAAAGCAATGTACAATACTAAGCATTCTAATGATATAAGTGTAAATGTTATATTGTTACTTGGAAAAGTCctagttattaaataaagaaaaccaAAAACCCTGTATAAAAAAAGGATTCATTCAATGCAGTTTATTGTGAAACGTATCtcgtgaaaaaatttttcccgcaatacaaataatgtaataatgaaTCAACCCATTTTGAcacttaaacattttataaaaatataggtataattttctattttatataaaattaaaaaaaatttgtttaattttaaataactagTCACTTGTGATTTTATCGATTGTAGATTAATTATCTACCttcttattgtattattaacaatattaattaccgataaaaatataaattctcaaAGTATCGTGATAATGTGGGAGGTGGCAGTAAGCCCGAAAGTTTGAATCGTGAAAATCGACTCTCTTTTAGTGATCATAATATttgtgtgttatttttatttagcgtGGAAGCTGTCTGCGGACTGCGGAGAGTGCGGAGTAGGCCAAGCGACCAAACTCGCAGTTTTGTGACGCTTCGCGACGAATTATTCAGAATTATTACAAGTTTAGGTTAGGTTAGAtcaggttaggttaggttatgtGTCACCGTACGGATGGAAAATATTCGCGCTTGATCGCATCTCCCGAAGATGATAAGGGACCGTGAAGACGAGCGAGCAGTGGGACGAGTTAAATGTACATACGCGCGTCACGAAGCCCCGGTCGTCGTGTTGGCTCTCCACGTGCGCGACCTGCCCTAATAAGAGGAACACGGAGACACGGACACGGGTAACGCTGTCAACGTGTCGTGCGAAACGCTTGGTATGGATTATGCAACGGTCATCGACGACGCGGTCAGGCAATTTTACTCGGCGGGCAATAACGAGGCACACTCATGGCTCCTACAGGTGCAAGCCTCCCCCGAGGCCTGGCAATTTGTCTGGCAACTTTTGGATCCTTCCAAGGTACCTATCAGCCCAGGATTGTTTagcctctcttcctctttatTCTGCGAAACTTCTGATTTACCTTAATTCTTCCTATATGTCGgcaatattttgaaacaagTGCTTTGAACGAATACAGATCTGATCAGctgattcttttctttttcattgaTGTGTAAACGAAGCCGTTCGTATTATCTTTGCAGTCATACGAAGTGCAATTTTTTGCGGCGACGACTTTGCACGCGAAGATATCCAAACAGTGGAATGAAGTGCCTGAAGCTGAGTACCCGGTGTTAAGGGAACGTTTGCTCAATAGTGTGAGGAGACCCAACATCCCCTTATGCATCCTTATAAAGCTTTGTCAAGCGGTAATACATACTTCTCTGtgttatttaagaataaaggAGAATACTGTAAATAAGTAAATGGACCTTTGTATAATTACTCGACATGTAACCATTTCAGTTAGCCGCATTTGTGGCCAGCGTTTACAGTGCAGAAAACAGGGAACAGGACAGGAGTATAGTCGACGAATTGCTCGACATGTTACCTTATGATTCCCCATCTGCGTTAGAATTACTGCTTCGAGTGCTCTCGACGCTTCCCATTGaggtaaaatatatacagattGCGctacttaatttttacttttcgaCGAGTTTGAACTGATGATAAACCTGCAATTATTTTCAGTACGAGAAGAGACAAGAAGCGAAGATTGCCAAACTGCGGGGAGCTCCTGTCAACTTAATCAACAGCTGGTGCCAAACTGCATGGTTCTTGCAGCGGGTCTTTTCAATGTGTAATCTGGATTCTCAAGGCAACGACGATGTATTATACTCCTTGGGACTGGAATGCGCTCAATCGTGGCTTAAGGTTGGCCAGCTATGTTTAGAGACCACCGGCCAGATCTATCCCTATTTATTAGTGGCTGCAGCTCATTATGCACCTAACAAGTAAGTTGCATTATTGAAAGActgatattgtaaaatttaactgTATAGCaatagaaaaaagtaataaataagttatcgaattattaaataaatttaaatatcattcgATTCTTTTCGTTAAAGAGACGAGACTCATGGCGATGATGAGAACATGAAGAGCTGGGATGTAGTACAAGATTGTTTAATTATGATTGTAACGCACTACGAGCTTCACAAACGGCCACAGACATTCTGGGAGTGGGCCAGGAGTTTGGTATTGATGGCGAAGCAGTACAATagaaaatacttttgcgaGATATTAACCGCCATCGGAGAGGCCCACAGTCGGGCATTTTTGATCGCTCTGGCTGAAAATTCCAACGAGGCGCATACGTGGACGGCCATGGGACTGATCGAGCTGCTGTTGGAGTGCTCGGAACTGGAGGGACGTTATCCTACCGATGAAACACGCAGCTGTATCCCGTTTGGATTCTGGTACGCGTTACAGGACGATCTCGCCACGCTAGATCAACCGTTGGAAAACCGGGCTCTGGAAGCGTTGAAACCGATTTACTTTCGACTGGCCCAGGCGTTGCTGCGAAAGTCGACGTTACCCACGTCTCCGAACGAGAGGGGAGACGCGGACGAGCGCGAGCTTTTCAGATGCTACAGGCAGGACGTGGCGGACACGTTGGACTATTGTTACAGTGTTCTCGGCAGTGATCTGCTGGCACTTCTCGGACAAAGATTGAGTTTGGAAGACTCACCGTGGACTCACATAGAGTCGACGTTACACGCCTTCAAAGCTCTCTCCGAGAGCGTCGGTACTCAGGAGTACTGTTACATCCCTGCGCTGATAAACTTAATTATTGTTCACATACCTTATCATCTGTATCCTGAAGAGGTATATAACGAtcattcttaaaaataattattaattgcaaactatactttttctctctctgtctatattttcgaaataatttatttttagccaGCTGTTTTTCTCTATAGAAATTTGTGCGACAGCAATATTACATAAGTATTTTGCTCCTTTCATTGCCAGGTACTGACGTGTGCCTGTTCGACGCTGGGCGCATACGCCGAATGGATAGGAGAACATCCCGAACCGTGGCTGGAGAAAGTGTTGCAGCTCGTTATTCAAGGATTGACCAGAGGTTCCACGACAGCGCCGTTTGCTAGTATGGCACTGAAGGATTTGACGAGGGAGTGCGGGCCATATCTCGCCCCTTACGCGCCATCCATTCTTCACACCATCAGTCAGACGCTACCGAACGTAGAGCCTGGCGGTGGGGAAGGTTTACGGCTCATGTATGCGGCCGGGAAGCTGCTTAACGTGTTGTCTTCTATGGAGGAGCAACTGGTGCACCTGGAGGCGACACTAGGACTATGCGTGACGAAGATAAAGGAGCTATTGGGGCAGCCGTTATTCACGGCGCGGCTCGGTGTGACGAATTACCTGAAAATGGTCACCATGTTCTTCAGCACGATCGAGGGTGCAATCGGCAGGGCCGTGCTGGACGGCGTGCTGTCGGTGTTCAATCAGATCGTCACGCATCCCGAGTGGAGCCAGGATAACGCCACGCTGGAGGCGATGCATATGTGCGCGCAACGATCCCTGTCCGCGTTGCGGCAGCCGGAGATTGAGGCACGGCCCTTGCTGCTGATTCTGTTGACCTCTTACAAAATCTGGCCGCATCCAGCCGCGTTAAATCTCCTGAAGCAGCTGGTGTTGCTGTTCGGCAGAGATCCAGACAACATCGTGAGTCCAGTGCTCGCGGAAATGAGCTCGTTAACTTTGAACGGCGTGAAGGTGTGCAGATCGGTGCAGGGCGATCTGTCCGAGTGGTCGGACTTGATGGAGGCCTACATGGGCGTGCTTGCGCAGATCTGTAAGAAGAACGCCCGGTTGTTGCTGCAAATCCCGGATCAAATACCGGATATGTTGCAGTGCGGTAAGCGCAATATCATCGATGTATtcgtagaaatattaaaaaaaaatcattgtacaatgtatgtagttgtatttcttttttacaggaATTGCATGTCTAACGCTCCCGGAGACGGCGACAGCCAAAGCGGCCGGGCATTTTCTTAGTCACGCGATTGTGCAAAGCCCGCACCTGCAGACGTTTATTCAACCAATCGGACAGGAACTTGTCGCCGCGATTCTGCATTGTGTCGGTAAGCAGAATGTTTCAGGATGTACGCATTTGCGAACGTGAAGCCGGTTTCGTTCAATCgcctatttatttatttctttattttcgttaGGTGGAGCAGTGCCTCACAATTTGGAGCCTCACGCCGAGGTTCTGTTAGCGTTGAACAAAACGTGTCCGGAATGGACCGCGCAATGGTTACGCGCCGGACTGGAGAATCAAAAGAACCTCGCCGCCGTCTTGCAGAAGGAAGACGTCACGCGCATTTTGCGCGAGAAGACGAACAGGGGCCGACTTTGCGACGTACTAAAGGAATTTAGTAATCAATGCCATCAAAAGACGGATATATGACAATAGAACTTTCGTGATGCCGATCGACAAATCTTACTGTATGAAGTAATCGATTTAAGATATATGTAACACACAGAAGTTGACATAATTTATCTCTTCATAATAAACGCtgcaatgtatataattgtgtTTTATACAGGTTTACGCATTTACCTGACGATTGTAAGATATTCATCGATCGTGATAGAAACGCTTAGTGTACCGAATACAAAAATTTGCATGATGCGAAGTAAATAGCGATAATAAAAGGAATATTTATAGTAAAgacagtaaaatatatagaaacaaGAAACTATATATCAAACACGAATGTATATATCTAATTCCTTTTTGTGTTCCGAGGAACATGAGACTATTATGATacgttattttctttaattctttaatccTTTTAACAGTATGTAAAGTTTTATCGAAGTAACTTAAAGTGAATGAAATATATCCGATTTTCAGGGAATGGATAACAGCTGAAACATTAACaatgtaataacaataatgattCATGATTTAATAAAGGAAAATGAGAAAGATACATAAAACCAATCAGAAATAATATACGATAAGAATATAAGATAGATTGCGAGATATATTTGGCAATTATACTGTGCTttctttattgtataataaaattgaaacatcTTGTTGAGTTCATGTTTctgtttaattttgatttttgtttcGCTGTTTATAGTACAGAAAAAAGGAACAGAAAAATTCATCGAAGATATGTTTCTACTTAGGGACTTAATCGATATCACTTTCTCAATgtcttacatatatataacacatttAATGCTGCCTCATATTAATTATGCTTATATGCAAATTGGCGAATatgttgcaataaaaatcagtatCTCACAGTCTTCTAAGAATCGTGATgcattaagtaataaaattaatctacttTTGTCCAATGTTATACTAGGAACTGAAATACTCTtcgaaagataaaagaaaaagtgacTTATTCCTTCTAATCCACTtctaataatgtaaataacagTACAAACTGATCGTTACGCACACACGCGATATACTTTACAAtgtttacaataaaaagtaaaatatgttataaacaaaaaaagatcataaatattagttgctttccatttacatcaaaactcagataattctcacttgtgatgtcattctgtctttattattcattaattcccaaaaaggatagaacgacgtcacaagtgagaattagctgagttttgatgtaaatggaaaagCACCTAATATATCTACCAAAATCTTCATGATTTAGTTCTACTTCCAATTTTGTgtgtacatattattaatatcctaaaatatatttggataaataatttccaaccctcttacaattaaaaaattacttatttgtCTTGATGGAATATCGCGaaatcaagaaataaaaagttattagtATAAATGACACACCGATGCATTgtaaaatgaaacaaaaaatataaaatcagtcattcgatacaaaataaaaccaTTCTCacttatattctttatattatacgttacGTATGTAAGTTCAGCGTGTATATACATTTGACTTGAAAGAATCTCTAAGTATTATTTGGTGCACAGACATGCGATCGTATGTAAATGCGAAAAATGGGTGCGTCAATATAAAGCCTTTGAAATGAAATATGTACTGGCCCGTTGGAAATTTCGGAGTAAAAGGTCTGCTtggttttattataaaaatgtagaaaacgAACGGATGGCGGGGAAAGGATGGATCGATagaattatcttatatttacatataatt
The Temnothorax longispinosus isolate EJ_2023e chromosome 7, Tlon_JGU_v1, whole genome shotgun sequence DNA segment above includes these coding regions:
- the LOC139815934 gene encoding N(4)-(Beta-N-acetylglucosaminyl)-L-asparaginase-like isoform X1 — translated: MAICEIKKIAAEAAGRMRLVSFVGILLLLEVCSLNAIDEQKLGSPDSFPLIVITWNYTDATKKAWDVIYNQKRSALDAIEEGCSLCEEQQCRKTVGFGGSPDEAGETTLDALIMDGVLMDVGGVGGLRNVKSAISVARKVLEHTKHSLLGGDLATDFAVNMGFKKESLQTNESKEMWTQWRANKCQPNFWRNVVPDPTTACGPYRASDVEEDGSTPVGSEENHDTIAIVAIDSQTRIAAGTSTNGAKHKIPGRIGDSPIAGAGAYADQDAGAAAGTGDGDIMMRFLPSFLAVEEMRNGATPSAAAKKAINRIAQHYPNFFGGVIALNRKGEYGAACNGMAAFPYYVANPTLGPKLLAVQCSNYNPEQ
- the LOC139815934 gene encoding N(4)-(Beta-N-acetylglucosaminyl)-L-asparaginase-like isoform X2 encodes the protein MRLVSFVGILLLLEVCSLNAIDEQKLGSPDSFPLIVITWNYTDATKKAWDVIYNQKRSALDAIEEGCSLCEEQQCRKTVGFGGSPDEAGETTLDALIMDGVLMDVGGVGGLRNVKSAISVARKVLEHTKHSLLGGDLATDFAVNMGFKKESLQTNESKEMWTQWRANKCQPNFWRNVVPDPTTACGPYRASDVEEDGSTPVGSEENHDTIAIVAIDSQTRIAAGTSTNGAKHKIPGRIGDSPIAGAGAYADQDAGAAAGTGDGDIMMRFLPSFLAVEEMRNGATPSAAAKKAINRIAQHYPNFFGGVIALNRKGEYGAACNGMAAFPYYVANPTLGPKLLAVQCSNYNPEQ
- the LOC139815934 gene encoding N(4)-(Beta-N-acetylglucosaminyl)-L-asparaginase-like isoform X3, whose protein sequence is MRRKKAWDVIYNQKRSALDAIEEGCSLCEEQQCRKTVGFGGSPDEAGETTLDALIMDGVLMDVGGVGGLRNVKSAISVARKVLEHTKHSLLGGDLATDFAVNMGFKKESLQTNESKEMWTQWRANKCQPNFWRNVVPDPTTACGPYRASDVEEDGSTPVGSEENHDTIAIVAIDSQTRIAAGTSTNGAKHKIPGRIGDSPIAGAGAYADQDAGAAAGTGDGDIMMRFLPSFLAVEEMRNGATPSAAAKKAINRIAQHYPNFFGGVIALNRKGEYGAACNGMAAFPYYVANPTLGPKLLAVQCSNYNPEQ
- the Cdm gene encoding importin-13; translation: MDYATVIDDAVRQFYSAGNNEAHSWLLQVQASPEAWQFVWQLLDPSKSYEVQFFAATTLHAKISKQWNEVPEAEYPVLRERLLNSVRRPNIPLCILIKLCQALAAFVASVYSAENREQDRSIVDELLDMLPYDSPSALELLLRVLSTLPIEYEKRQEAKIAKLRGAPVNLINSWCQTAWFLQRVFSMCNLDSQGNDDVLYSLGLECAQSWLKVGQLCLETTGQIYPYLLVAAAHYAPNKDETHGDDENMKSWDVVQDCLIMIVTHYELHKRPQTFWEWARSLVLMAKQYNRKYFCEILTAIGEAHSRAFLIALAENSNEAHTWTAMGLIELLLECSELEGRYPTDETRSCIPFGFWYALQDDLATLDQPLENRALEALKPIYFRLAQALLRKSTLPTSPNERGDADERELFRCYRQDVADTLDYCYSVLGSDLLALLGQRLSLEDSPWTHIESTLHAFKALSESVGTQEYCYIPALINLIIVHIPYHLYPEEVLTCACSTLGAYAEWIGEHPEPWLEKVLQLVIQGLTRGSTTAPFASMALKDLTRECGPYLAPYAPSILHTISQTLPNVEPGGGEGLRLMYAAGKLLNVLSSMEEQLVHLEATLGLCVTKIKELLGQPLFTARLGVTNYLKMVTMFFSTIEGAIGRAVLDGVLSVFNQIVTHPEWSQDNATLEAMHMCAQRSLSALRQPEIEARPLLLILLTSYKIWPHPAALNLLKQLVLLFGRDPDNIVSPVLAEMSSLTLNGVKVCRSVQGDLSEWSDLMEAYMGVLAQICKKNARLLLQIPDQIPDMLQCGIACLTLPETATAKAAGHFLSHAIVQSPHLQTFIQPIGQELVAAILHCVGGAVPHNLEPHAEVLLALNKTCPEWTAQWLRAGLENQKNLAAVLQKEDVTRILREKTNRGRLCDVLKEFSNQCHQKTDI